A single genomic interval of bacterium harbors:
- a CDS encoding thiamine phosphate synthase → MIPRLCYITDGARGTGDRPQDEVIRAAFLGGLRMVVLRMRDASGEHWSHLLDAIEPLRAEGLHVLASRRLDIARAWDLDGVHLAADSVPVEVARRWLPDNAWIGYSAHCAKEAQRVAAQGASYVTVSPIYPTKSKPGARARGQSWLNEVTSGLDIPVLALGGITAERVPEMLSAGASGVAAVSAIGAAPEPETAARSFSMALTEDD, encoded by the coding sequence GTGATCCCGCGCCTTTGCTACATCACTGATGGAGCTCGCGGAACGGGCGATCGGCCGCAAGATGAAGTCATCCGAGCGGCTTTTCTGGGCGGTCTTCGCATGGTGGTGTTGCGAATGCGCGACGCGAGCGGCGAACACTGGTCGCACCTGCTCGATGCAATCGAGCCGTTGCGGGCAGAGGGCTTGCACGTGCTCGCCAGTCGCAGACTCGACATCGCTCGTGCCTGGGACCTGGATGGAGTCCACCTGGCGGCAGATTCCGTTCCCGTCGAGGTTGCGCGCCGCTGGCTCCCGGACAACGCGTGGATTGGCTATTCGGCTCACTGTGCCAAAGAAGCGCAGCGCGTGGCCGCTCAGGGTGCAAGCTATGTCACCGTCTCGCCGATCTATCCAACGAAATCCAAGCCTGGAGCGCGCGCTCGGGGCCAGTCGTGGCTAAATGAGGTCACGTCTGGACTCGATATTCCGGTTCTGGCTCTGGGTGGAATCACGGCGGAGCGTGTCCCGGAGATGCTCTCCGCGGGAGCAAGTGGGGTAGCGGCGGTAAGCGCAATCGGCGCTGCACCGGAACCCGAGACGGCGGCACGCAGTTTTTCGATGGCACTGACGGAGGATGACTAG
- a CDS encoding thiazole synthase, whose amino-acid sequence MSENFRLGDLELRSRLIIGSGKYKSFRENREALDASGAEMITVAVRRIDLKKRGADSLLDHIPPDQFHILPNTAGCFTVQEAVTTAELARELLDTPLIKLEVIGDPRTLFPDSAATLEAARILVDKGFTVLPYITDDPVACMRLAEIGCAAVMPLAAPIGSGLGIRNPANIRIILESVDLPVIVDAGVGTASDAALAMELGCTAVLMNTGIASAKDPIKMATAMKLGIEAGRLAYEAGRMPRRLHAQASSPLEGLIDVS is encoded by the coding sequence ATGTCTGAGAATTTCCGCCTGGGTGATCTGGAGCTGCGCTCGCGGCTGATCATCGGATCGGGCAAATACAAGTCGTTCAGGGAGAACCGCGAGGCACTGGATGCCAGCGGTGCCGAGATGATCACGGTCGCAGTGCGCCGGATCGACCTCAAGAAACGCGGTGCAGATTCACTTCTGGACCACATCCCGCCCGACCAGTTTCACATCCTGCCCAACACCGCCGGTTGCTTCACCGTGCAGGAGGCCGTCACCACGGCCGAACTCGCGCGCGAGTTGCTCGACACACCGCTGATCAAACTCGAGGTGATCGGCGACCCGCGCACTCTTTTCCCGGACAGCGCCGCGACCCTCGAGGCCGCGCGCATCCTTGTCGACAAAGGCTTCACTGTGCTGCCGTATATCACCGACGATCCGGTTGCGTGTATGCGTCTGGCGGAAATCGGCTGCGCTGCGGTCATGCCGCTCGCGGCGCCGATCGGATCGGGACTGGGAATTCGCAACCCCGCCAACATCCGCATCATCCTGGAAAGCGTGGACCTTCCGGTGATCGTCGACGCCGGCGTAGGCACGGCATCGGATGCGGCTCTGGCCATGGAACTCGGTTGCACGGCCGTGCTGATGAATACCGGCATCGCGTCTGCGAAGGACCCGATCAAGATGGCGACAGCCATGAAACTCGGAATCGAAGCCGGACGCCTGGCCTACGAGGCCGGACGGATGCCGCGCCGTCTACACGCGCAGGCCTCGAGCCCATTGGAAGGATTGATCGACGTATCGTGA
- the thiS gene encoding sulfur carrier protein ThiS, which yields MQTTEESLSILSLLEQFDLQGRRVAVAVNDEIVPRSRYCEVKLSPGDRVEVIQAVGGG from the coding sequence ATGCAAACGACGGAAGAATCCCTCTCGATCCTCTCCCTCCTGGAGCAGTTCGATCTACAGGGACGCCGGGTCGCCGTCGCCGTGAACGACGAAATCGTTCCACGGTCTCGCTATTGCGAGGTGAAGCTCTCACCGGGCGATCGCGTCGAGGTAATACAAGCCGTCGGAGGTGGCTGA